The following proteins are co-located in the Sphingobacteriaceae bacterium genome:
- the tsaE gene encoding tRNA (adenosine(37)-N6)-threonylcarbamoyltransferase complex ATPase subunit type 1 TsaE translates to MELSNIRLDLDELPKTADLLLQMFSKQKVFIFAGEMGSGKTTFIKALCERLGSKNSFSSPTFSLVNEYNYSNGKIYHFDLYRIKSEEELLDIGFAEYLESDNYCFIEWPELALPLIHEKIVRVHLKQNDNIHYLSAIIE, encoded by the coding sequence ATGGAGCTTTCAAACATACGCTTAGATTTAGATGAACTGCCTAAAACCGCAGACTTACTTTTACAAATGTTCAGTAAACAAAAAGTTTTTATTTTCGCCGGAGAGATGGGTAGCGGAAAAACAACCTTTATAAAAGCTTTATGTGAAAGATTGGGAAGTAAAAATTCGTTCTCCAGCCCTACTTTCAGTTTAGTAAATGAATACAATTATTCCAATGGAAAAATATATCATTTTGATTTATATCGAATTAAATCTGAAGAGGAATTACTTGACATTGGATTTGCCGAATATTTAGAAAGTGACAATTACTGTTTTATCGAATGGCCTGAATTGGCGCTTCCGTTAATTCATGAAAAAATCGTACGAGTTCATTTGAAGCAAAATGATAATATTCATTACCTTAGCGCCATAATCGAATAA
- a CDS encoding PglZ domain-containing protein, translated as MDKVKILWADDEIDLLKPHILFLEGKGYEVLTAKSGDEVLDILKENNIPDVVLLDENMPGLSGIETLIKVKQLKTDLPVIMITKSEEEHIMEGAIGGKIADYLIKPVNPNQILISLKKTLDNNRLVSEKTNTEYRKEFGNIGMQINDNLSWKEWQELYKKIVYWELEMDKLQDKSMLEVLKMQKSDANAQFFKFIEKNYVSWLNGKEKDVPTMSHTLVKDKFIHELNNPDPVFLLLIDNLRYDQWKIIQPIIQNYYKVDSEETFFSILPTATQYSRNAIFSGMMPAEMQKLFPNQWLDDEDEGGKNLHEESFLQAQLKRLLAKEIKISYNKITNFNAGKKLSDNLHNLFQNKLNVIVYNFVDMLSHARTEMEVIRELAENESAYRSITYSWFEHSPLFDIIKQLAEKKIKIIITTDHGTVHVKEPTKILGDKNVNTNLRYKQGKALDYNPKEVFEIKNPADAHLPKLHPSSRFVFAKEDRFFAYPNNFNHYVNYYKNTFQHGGVSLEEMIIPYITLSAK; from the coding sequence ATGGATAAAGTTAAAATCTTGTGGGCTGATGATGAAATTGATTTATTAAAACCGCACATCTTGTTTTTGGAAGGCAAAGGATATGAAGTGTTAACCGCTAAGAGTGGCGATGAAGTTTTAGATATACTAAAGGAAAACAACATCCCCGACGTGGTTTTACTCGATGAAAATATGCCCGGCTTAAGTGGCATTGAAACTTTAATTAAAGTAAAGCAATTAAAAACAGATTTACCGGTAATTATGATTACCAAAAGTGAAGAGGAACACATTATGGAAGGTGCCATTGGAGGTAAAATTGCCGATTACCTGATTAAGCCGGTTAATCCCAATCAAATATTGATATCCCTGAAAAAAACGCTAGATAATAATCGATTGGTTAGCGAAAAAACGAATACCGAATACCGTAAAGAATTTGGGAATATTGGAATGCAGATTAACGATAATTTAAGCTGGAAAGAATGGCAGGAATTGTACAAAAAAATTGTGTACTGGGAACTAGAAATGGATAAGCTGCAAGATAAAAGCATGTTGGAAGTTCTTAAAATGCAGAAGTCAGACGCCAATGCTCAATTTTTTAAATTCATTGAGAAAAATTACGTGAGTTGGCTAAATGGAAAAGAAAAAGATGTTCCTACGATGAGCCATACCTTGGTAAAAGACAAATTTATACACGAATTAAATAATCCGGATCCGGTTTTTTTATTATTGATTGATAATTTAAGATATGATCAATGGAAAATAATTCAACCCATCATTCAAAATTATTACAAAGTTGATTCTGAAGAAACTTTCTTTTCGATTTTACCAACGGCAACACAATACTCACGAAACGCAATTTTTAGTGGTATGATGCCTGCAGAAATGCAAAAACTTTTTCCTAATCAGTGGTTGGATGATGAAGATGAAGGGGGGAAGAATTTACACGAGGAATCGTTTTTACAAGCACAATTGAAAAGATTATTGGCAAAGGAAATAAAAATAAGTTATAACAAAATTACAAACTTCAACGCCGGTAAAAAATTATCTGACAACTTACACAACCTGTTTCAAAATAAATTAAATGTAATTGTTTACAATTTTGTGGACATGCTTAGTCATGCAAGAACCGAAATGGAAGTGATCAGGGAGTTGGCAGAAAACGAATCTGCGTACCGAAGTATTACGTATAGCTGGTTTGAACACTCTCCATTATTTGATATTATTAAACAATTAGCAGAAAAAAAGATTAAAATTATTATCACAACCGATCACGGTACTGTTCATGTAAAGGAACCAACAAAAATTTTAGGTGATAAAAATGTAAATACTAACCTCAGGTATAAGCAAGGAAAGGCTTTGGATTATAATCCAAAAGAAGTATTTGAAATAAAAAATCCGGCAGATGCTCATTTACCTAAATTACATCCAAGCTCAAGGTTTGTATTCGCAAAAGAAGATAGATTCTTCGCTTATCCAAATAATTTTAACCATTATGTAAATTATTACAAAAATACATTTCAGCATGGTGGCGTAAGTTTAGAGGAAATGATTATCCCCTATATCACGCTTTCTGCCAAATGA
- a CDS encoding HD domain-containing protein: MATRNKRKIINDPIYGFITLPDDIIYDLINHPYFQRLRNIKQLGLTNLVYPGALHTRFHHAIGAMHLMQEAIHTLKSKEIEITREEEQASLIAILLHDIGHGPFSHALEHSLVREISHEDVSGLIMGHLNKEFKGKLSLAIKIFKNQYKKHFLHQLVSSQLDMDRLDYLKRDSFFTGVSEGVISSDRIIKMLNVAKDQLVVEQKAIYSIEKFLIARRLMYWQVYLHKTVLCAETLLVNILKRAKELSAKGELLFATPVFQLFLKNDFKRSDFEKNKNLLTEFTRLDDSDILASIKVWCYNDDKILSTLCLKLMNRHLNRIELHAEPIPVSLKNKLIEKACKYYNISRKEASYFVAVDSVNNSAYNANSFNINILMSDGKLVDVAQASDQLNLLSLSKTVTKHYVCYPKELE; this comes from the coding sequence ATGGCTACCCGTAATAAACGAAAAATAATAAATGATCCGATTTATGGATTTATTACACTGCCGGATGATATCATTTATGATCTTATTAATCATCCTTATTTTCAGCGTTTAAGAAATATTAAACAGTTGGGTCTCACCAACCTGGTTTATCCGGGTGCATTGCATACTCGTTTTCATCATGCCATTGGAGCCATGCACCTGATGCAGGAAGCTATACACACACTGAAGTCTAAAGAAATTGAAATAACGAGGGAGGAGGAGCAAGCATCTTTAATTGCGATTTTATTGCATGATATTGGCCACGGTCCGTTTTCCCATGCATTGGAACATAGTTTGGTGAGAGAAATTTCACACGAAGACGTAAGTGGTTTAATCATGGGCCATTTAAATAAGGAGTTTAAAGGAAAATTATCCTTAGCCATTAAAATATTTAAAAATCAATATAAAAAACATTTTCTGCACCAACTGGTAAGTTCACAATTGGATATGGATAGATTAGATTATCTAAAGCGAGATAGTTTTTTTACCGGAGTAAGTGAAGGGGTTATTAGTAGCGACAGAATAATAAAAATGTTGAATGTGGCTAAAGATCAGTTAGTGGTTGAACAAAAAGCCATTTACAGCATTGAGAAATTTTTAATTGCCCGACGTTTAATGTATTGGCAGGTATATTTGCACAAAACTGTTTTATGCGCCGAAACTTTATTGGTTAATATTTTGAAACGCGCCAAAGAATTGTCGGCTAAAGGAGAACTTTTGTTTGCAACTCCGGTTTTTCAACTCTTTTTAAAAAATGATTTTAAGCGCAGTGATTTTGAGAAAAATAAAAATCTGTTGACCGAATTTACAAGGCTTGATGATAGCGATATTTTAGCTTCAATAAAAGTGTGGTGCTACAACGACGATAAAATACTATCCACTTTGTGTTTGAAATTAATGAACAGACATTTAAATCGGATAGAGCTGCATGCAGAGCCCATACCGGTTTCCTTAAAGAATAAATTGATTGAAAAGGCTTGTAAATATTATAATATAAGCAGAAAAGAAGCTTCTTATTTTGTTGCCGTTGATTCGGTTAATAATAGTGCGTACAATGCCAATTCATTTAATATAAATATTTTAATGAGTGATGGGAAATTGGTAGATGTGGCACAGGCCAGCGATCAGTTAAATTTACTTAGTTTAAGCAAAACGGTAACTAAGCACTATGTGTGTTACCCGAAAGAATTGGAATAA
- a CDS encoding multicopper oxidase domain-containing protein → MRKLISYSLSLFSFLLIHAQNPLFIPDTLSGTNFSLSIQTGTKQFIGLNNTPTYGYNGNFLGPTLFIQKDDSITLNVKNNLTQATTVHWHGFHVSPHNDGGPHQLILPGATWSPSFKMRNEAATFWYHPHGEGKTEMHVSRGLAGMIIVRDNVERSYNLPRKYKVDDFPLILQSKAFDVLWQLAHATHEDSVMMVNGTIDPFLSVPQQVVRFRMLNGSSDRTFYVGLSDNSNMHLIASDGGLLSAPYSTNRVRISPGERAEVLVNLTTYSVGTQLYLKSYSSELPKGIIGADSVGTASLVISEGYYANKLNGADFNLVRLDVAAQTASPVTTIPSTFTPKVPLLESNADATRLIVFTPDTITSGQQGKVDGPFLMNNKPFHMDTINIKTLLNNTEVWTLHNKTMVAHPFHIHDIQFYVLDINGVPPPPEYRGLKDVILVKPNDIVRFICQFTTFKDNMMPYMYHCHLLHHEDDGMMGTFLVLDPNEIGMPELQKNNLDFEIYPNPVSDHLTIKLNRFSNDTNLFVEIRNVLGQRVFTKNNITEITRINTHSLSAGVYFISVQSKTQKFTKKLIVE, encoded by the coding sequence ATGCGAAAATTAATTAGCTATAGTTTATCGTTATTTTCTTTTTTACTGATTCATGCTCAAAACCCGCTTTTTATTCCTGACACATTAAGCGGAACAAATTTCAGTTTGAGTATTCAAACAGGCACCAAACAATTCATTGGGTTAAACAATACACCTACTTACGGATATAACGGAAATTTTTTAGGCCCTACTCTTTTTATTCAAAAAGACGATAGCATTACATTAAATGTAAAAAACAATTTAACTCAAGCAACTACAGTTCACTGGCATGGCTTTCATGTATCTCCTCACAACGATGGTGGTCCACATCAATTAATATTACCCGGAGCTACTTGGAGTCCTTCTTTTAAAATGCGAAATGAAGCCGCCACGTTTTGGTATCATCCTCACGGAGAAGGCAAAACAGAAATGCATGTTTCCAGAGGTTTAGCAGGAATGATAATAGTTCGAGACAACGTTGAACGTTCCTATAACTTACCGCGAAAATATAAAGTAGATGATTTTCCCTTAATCCTTCAATCCAAAGCCTTTGATGTGTTGTGGCAATTAGCTCATGCCACACACGAAGATAGTGTGATGATGGTGAATGGCACGATAGATCCATTTTTATCCGTTCCTCAACAAGTAGTTAGATTTAGAATGCTTAACGGTTCTTCTGACAGAACGTTTTATGTAGGTTTATCTGATAATTCCAATATGCATTTAATTGCGAGCGATGGTGGATTGTTATCAGCGCCTTACAGTACCAATCGGGTAAGAATTTCACCGGGTGAAAGAGCAGAAGTGCTTGTTAACTTAACAACATACAGTGTAGGAACGCAATTATATTTAAAAAGTTATTCATCAGAATTACCGAAAGGAATAATTGGCGCAGACAGCGTTGGCACAGCCTCTTTAGTTATTTCGGAAGGATATTATGCCAATAAATTAAACGGTGCCGATTTTAATTTGGTTCGATTGGATGTGGCCGCGCAAACTGCAAGTCCGGTTACCACTATACCTTCTACATTTACTCCAAAAGTCCCCCTGTTAGAATCCAACGCAGATGCTACCCGCCTGATTGTATTTACGCCCGACACAATTACCAGCGGACAACAAGGTAAAGTAGATGGCCCTTTCCTGATGAACAATAAACCGTTTCACATGGATACTATTAATATTAAAACCTTGTTGAATAACACTGAAGTGTGGACCTTACATAACAAAACAATGGTGGCACACCCTTTCCATATTCATGACATTCAGTTTTATGTATTAGATATCAACGGTGTGCCTCCGCCACCGGAATATCGCGGATTAAAAGACGTTATACTTGTGAAACCTAATGACATTGTTCGATTTATTTGTCAGTTTACAACTTTTAAAGATAACATGATGCCCTACATGTACCATTGCCATTTACTACACCATGAAGACGACGGAATGATGGGCACTTTTTTGGTATTAGACCCTAACGAAATAGGTATGCCGGAGTTACAAAAAAATAATCTTGATTTTGAAATTTATCCAAATCCCGTGAGCGACCATCTAACAATAAAGTTAAACCGTTTTTCAAATGATACTAATTTATTTGTAGAAATACGAAATGTTTTGGGGCAACGGGTTTTTACAAAAAATAATATTACAGAAATAACCCGTATAAATACCCATTCTTTGAGCGCAGGCGTTTATTTCATTTCGGTACAATCAAAAACCCAAAAATTCACGAAGAAGTTAATTGTTGAGTAA
- a CDS encoding T9SS type A sorting domain-containing protein, with amino-acid sequence MKKLIALFTFTILLTIQCNKMHAQVTAMDFNVIDCNGGGPHNLFSDLNSGKVVIIEYFMTSCSPCITAGQTLENLKSNLISQYPGKIKSYAFGFTNTYSCSTILNWVNTNSITSIPVDSGATQVAYYGGMGMPTIIIAAGNNHQLLGSPYVGFNTSDTTQMANNIRTFLNGPASVFENNNSISDLKLFPNPVNNKLSIDFNLSDNSDIQIKVTDISGRLISSQNLMNKQKGNNLFELNTTEIESGYYTLQIQSQRGISSRKISIIH; translated from the coding sequence ATGAAAAAATTAATCGCTTTATTCACATTCACCATTCTTTTAACAATACAATGCAATAAAATGCACGCGCAGGTAACCGCAATGGATTTTAATGTTATAGATTGTAATGGTGGTGGTCCTCATAATTTATTTAGCGATCTCAACTCAGGCAAAGTAGTAATTATTGAATATTTTATGACCAGTTGCAGCCCATGCATCACGGCCGGCCAAACTTTAGAAAATTTAAAATCAAATCTTATTTCACAATATCCCGGAAAAATAAAATCCTATGCATTTGGATTTACAAACACGTATTCATGCAGTACAATTTTAAATTGGGTAAACACTAACAGTATAACTTCAATTCCGGTTGATAGTGGTGCAACTCAAGTTGCTTATTACGGAGGCATGGGTATGCCAACCATTATTATTGCGGCCGGAAACAATCATCAACTTTTGGGCTCACCCTACGTTGGATTTAACACAAGTGATACCACCCAAATGGCTAATAACATCCGTACTTTTTTGAACGGCCCGGCATCTGTTTTCGAAAACAACAATTCCATTTCAGACTTAAAATTATTTCCTAACCCGGTAAATAATAAATTAAGTATTGATTTTAATTTAAGTGACAATTCAGATATTCAAATAAAAGTAACCGATATTTCCGGTAGACTTATTTCCTCTCAAAATTTAATGAATAAACAAAAAGGAAATAATCTATTTGAATTAAATACCACTGAAATTGAATCTGGATATTATACTTTACAAATTCAATCTCAACGCGGTATATCAAGTCGAAAAATATCAATCATTCATTAA
- a CDS encoding T9SS type A sorting domain-containing protein: MKIFNKTYISFILLLSLFFLAAFTIKKSSGAHPGSTGAPDDETCAQVGCHADAMVITNAVNNNTLIFSTPDSSYFPGQVYTLTVQVQGSGLNPVTKFGFELQPIKDADSTHAGQFSLLQPTRTQIINHLMNGDTRYSVTHTETGNIPVSTNLNQWIINWTAPPTNVGKITFYYATNCANDNGQNTGDRIYLHSFQIHPNPAVGINEEELTHHMFAFYDNSTKNIIVDYKLAEKSETEIKVFDVSGKLIYSTSKENTQGTQKISIPAGNEFSSGNYIIQLNVNGSVTNKKIIINK, encoded by the coding sequence ATGAAAATTTTTAATAAAACTTATATTTCTTTTATTCTGTTGCTTAGCCTTTTTTTCCTGGCGGCATTTACCATTAAAAAATCTTCAGGCGCACATCCCGGAAGCACTGGCGCACCGGATGATGAAACTTGTGCTCAGGTTGGATGTCACGCTGACGCTATGGTAATCACTAATGCAGTAAATAATAATACCTTAATTTTTTCCACACCTGATTCGTCGTACTTTCCCGGACAAGTATATACTTTAACTGTGCAAGTGCAAGGCTCAGGGCTTAATCCGGTTACCAAATTTGGTTTTGAGCTACAACCTATTAAAGATGCAGATTCAACACACGCCGGGCAGTTTTCTTTACTACAGCCAACGCGAACGCAAATTATCAATCACTTGATGAATGGTGATACCCGTTATTCTGTTACTCATACCGAGACCGGAAATATTCCCGTTTCCACTAACTTAAATCAATGGATAATAAATTGGACTGCACCGCCAACCAATGTTGGAAAAATTACTTTTTATTATGCTACCAACTGCGCAAACGACAACGGACAAAATACCGGAGATAGAATTTACTTACACAGTTTTCAAATTCATCCAAACCCAGCCGTTGGTATAAATGAAGAAGAATTAACACATCACATGTTTGCATTTTATGACAATTCAACAAAGAATATTATCGTAGATTATAAATTGGCCGAAAAAAGTGAAACGGAAATAAAAGTATTTGATGTAAGTGGAAAACTAATTTATTCTACTTCTAAAGAAAATACGCAAGGCACTCAGAAAATATCTATTCCGGCAGGAAATGAATTCAGTAGCGGTAATTACATTATTCAGTTAAATGTAAATGGATCCGTTACCAATAAAAAAATAATCATTAATAAATAA
- the ubiE gene encoding bifunctional demethylmenaquinone methyltransferase/2-methoxy-6-polyprenyl-1,4-benzoquinol methylase UbiE, with protein MQHDSITPYKNSEAKKDQVANMFDNISHRYDFLNNLLSFGIQKGWRKKCVKLLLNHKPQIILDVATGTADFALECIVLKPQQIIGIDISEGMMKIGREKIKKKGFENIIKLEQASAENFNYPNNSFDTIVIGYGVRNFENLEMGLNNLLRVLKPGGKMVILEFSYPKNPFIKAIYTFYFSYITPIIGRIFSKDPRAYSYLTESVKAFPNNENFTAILEKCGFINSNFKSLSFGVAAIYTSEKRK; from the coding sequence ATGCAACACGACTCAATAACTCCGTATAAAAATTCTGAGGCCAAAAAAGATCAGGTTGCCAATATGTTTGATAATATTTCACACCGTTATGATTTTCTGAATAATTTACTTTCGTTCGGAATTCAAAAAGGATGGCGAAAAAAATGTGTTAAACTTTTACTTAATCATAAACCACAAATTATTTTAGATGTGGCCACCGGAACAGCGGATTTTGCGTTAGAATGTATAGTTCTCAAACCTCAACAAATTATTGGAATTGATATTAGTGAAGGAATGATGAAAATTGGTAGAGAGAAAATTAAAAAAAAAGGATTCGAGAATATTATTAAACTGGAACAAGCCAGCGCAGAAAATTTTAATTATCCCAACAATTCATTTGATACCATTGTTATTGGATACGGTGTTCGTAATTTTGAAAATCTGGAAATGGGATTGAATAATTTACTGCGAGTATTAAAACCCGGAGGGAAAATGGTAATTCTTGAATTTTCATATCCCAAAAATCCGTTTATCAAAGCAATTTACACGTTTTACTTTTCTTACATCACACCCATAATTGGACGGATTTTCTCCAAAGATCCCAGAGCCTATTCCTATTTAACTGAAAGTGTAAAAGCCTTTCCCAACAATGAAAATTTTACGGCTATTCTTGAGAAATGCGGATTTATTAATTCCAATTTCAAATCATTAAGTTTTGGGGTTGCAGCGATATATACCAGCGAAAAAAGGAAATAA
- a CDS encoding D-glycero-beta-D-manno-heptose-7-phosphate kinase, whose protein sequence is MKKISVKKEHIREIFRSFNNLNVLIIGDVMIDSYLWGKVSRISPEAPVPIVAVTKREKRLGGAANVALNIQALGANPILCSVVGVDHEGLAFLDLLRNQKLSQKGILKCRDRITTVKTRVIGNNSQLLRVDDEIVSDIEALETQQLLMLISHIIQHDKIDVIIFEDYDKGLITPKLISKVFELSKNKGIPICVDPKKKSFHAYKGASLFKPNLKELRDGLKLDVSSDNIAELQRAISSFRVKLKAETILVTLAEKGIITNSRKTKEHLEAHVRSIADVSGAGDTVISVASLCRALECNEIVTAALANLSGGLVCEQVGVAPINKEKFLEEALKLDFVK, encoded by the coding sequence ATGAAGAAAATATCAGTAAAAAAAGAACACATCCGCGAAATTTTCCGCTCTTTCAATAATCTGAATGTGTTAATTATTGGAGATGTAATGATTGATAGTTATTTGTGGGGAAAAGTAAGCCGCATTTCTCCCGAAGCTCCTGTTCCAATAGTTGCCGTTACTAAAAGAGAAAAAAGATTAGGCGGAGCTGCAAACGTGGCATTAAATATACAAGCATTAGGTGCAAATCCCATTTTATGCTCGGTAGTAGGTGTAGACCATGAAGGACTTGCCTTTTTGGATTTATTACGAAATCAAAAACTGAGTCAAAAGGGAATTTTAAAATGCAGAGACCGCATTACCACTGTAAAAACAAGAGTGATTGGAAACAATTCTCAGCTATTAAGAGTAGACGATGAAATCGTTAGTGATATTGAAGCGCTAGAAACACAACAACTATTAATGCTGATTTCTCACATCATTCAACACGATAAAATTGACGTAATTATTTTTGAAGATTACGATAAAGGATTAATTACGCCCAAATTAATCAGTAAAGTATTTGAACTAAGTAAAAACAAGGGGATTCCAATTTGTGTGGATCCTAAAAAGAAAAGTTTTCATGCCTATAAGGGAGCGAGTTTGTTTAAACCCAATTTAAAAGAACTAAGAGACGGTTTAAAACTTGATGTTAGTTCAGATAATATTGCAGAATTGCAAAGAGCAATCAGTAGTTTCAGAGTGAAATTAAAAGCAGAAACTATTTTAGTAACCCTTGCTGAAAAAGGAATTATTACCAATTCCAGAAAAACAAAAGAACATTTAGAAGCTCACGTGCGCAGTATCGCAGATGTAAGTGGCGCCGGTGATACTGTAATTAGCGTAGCTTCGTTGTGCAGAGCTTTAGAATGCAATGAAATTGTAACTGCTGCATTGGCCAATTTATCAGGCGGCTTGGTTTGTGAACAGGTTGGAGTTGCCCCTATCAATAAAGAAAAATTTTTAGAAGAAGCTCTTAAACTCGATTTTGTAAAATAA
- a CDS encoding pyridoxal phosphate-dependent aminotransferase: MSFLSNRVNQVSESQTIAMARKSRELKAKGIDIISLSLGEPDFTTPQIIKDAAIEAVNTNFSYYTHVSGYLELREAICKKFKRDNNLDYTPEEIVVSTGAKQSIANAVLCLVNEGDEVIVPSPYWVSYIEILKLAGGVPVIVETTIADDFKMSAEQLKKAITPKTKLIMISTPCNPTGSVYSKDELKALADVVAQHKDLFILSDEIYEHINFVGGHESFAQFDFIKDRVITINGVSKGFAMTGWRGGILAAPKVIAQACDKIQGQFTSATCSITQKAMHKAMELDYETYIKPMRDQFMKRRDLVLELMQKIPGLKINKPQGAFYVYPEISAYFGKKYENHTILNGTDLSLFLLDVAHVALVPGAAFGSDNYIRFSYATSEENLIEALKRMGNALAKLH, translated from the coding sequence ATGTCGTTTCTTTCTAACAGAGTAAATCAAGTTTCCGAATCGCAAACCATTGCGATGGCTCGCAAAAGCCGCGAACTTAAAGCTAAAGGTATTGATATCATTAGCCTTAGTTTAGGCGAACCGGATTTTACAACTCCTCAAATAATTAAAGACGCAGCTATAGAAGCGGTAAATACCAATTTCAGTTACTATACCCATGTTTCTGGTTACTTAGAACTGAGAGAGGCCATTTGTAAAAAATTTAAGCGGGATAATAATTTAGATTATACACCCGAAGAAATTGTGGTGAGTACCGGCGCTAAACAAAGTATAGCCAATGCCGTATTGTGTTTAGTTAACGAAGGTGATGAGGTTATTGTACCTTCTCCGTATTGGGTAAGTTATATTGAAATATTAAAATTGGCCGGAGGCGTTCCTGTAATAGTTGAAACTACCATTGCCGACGATTTTAAAATGAGTGCCGAGCAATTAAAAAAAGCCATCACACCAAAAACCAAACTCATCATGATTAGTACGCCTTGTAATCCTACAGGTAGCGTATACAGTAAAGATGAATTAAAAGCTTTGGCAGATGTTGTGGCTCAGCACAAAGATCTTTTCATCCTAAGCGATGAAATTTACGAACACATAAATTTTGTGGGCGGACATGAAAGTTTTGCGCAATTTGATTTTATTAAAGATCGCGTGATAACTATAAATGGAGTTTCAAAAGGATTTGCCATGACCGGTTGGAGAGGCGGAATTTTAGCTGCTCCAAAAGTAATTGCTCAAGCTTGTGATAAAATACAAGGACAATTCACTTCTGCCACTTGTAGCATTACGCAAAAAGCTATGCACAAAGCCATGGAATTGGATTATGAAACCTATATCAAACCCATGCGCGACCAATTCATGAAGAGAAGAGATTTAGTTTTAGAATTGATGCAAAAAATTCCGGGATTAAAAATCAATAAACCCCAAGGTGCATTTTATGTTTATCCTGAAATAAGTGCGTATTTCGGAAAAAAATATGAGAATCATACTATATTAAATGGCACCGACCTTTCTCTATTTTTATTAGATGTGGCACATGTGGCTTTGGTTCCCGGCGCTGCCTTTGGTAGTGATAATTACATACGTTTTTCTTACGCTACCAGCGAAGAAAATTTAATTGAAGCTTTAAAAAGAATGGGTAACGCATTAGCGAAACTTCATTAA
- a CDS encoding Omp28 family outer membrane lipoprotein, translated as MKNSNLTVLFFLIIGLYSCDKVSNPIQNATTTPVVNTNTQVRKVLLEDYTGHKCGNCPAAAIVAENLYNQYQGKVIPIAVHAGFFAKTSVSHPTSYTTTAGNEWDANTGFGIGTAGNPNGMVNRKNFPDHGLIQKEDKWPTTVSLALNDTYYLGLDLKTNYNEGTRVLNTEVKAKFAATYTNNVKLQVIITEDSVIGPQTDYSKNPDLIPNYVFMHMLRGDLNGPWGQALQSAPIASNDSVTVNITPYNLPAGFKDKHITVIAFAYDETTKEVLQVEKKKIK; from the coding sequence ATGAAAAACTCAAATTTAACAGTTTTGTTTTTTCTCATCATAGGCCTTTACTCCTGCGATAAGGTAAGTAACCCTATTCAAAACGCTACAACCACCCCTGTTGTTAACACCAATACACAAGTTAGAAAAGTGCTACTTGAAGATTACACGGGGCATAAATGCGGTAATTGTCCTGCAGCAGCTATCGTAGCAGAAAATTTATACAATCAATATCAAGGAAAAGTAATTCCTATTGCTGTTCATGCAGGTTTTTTTGCTAAAACTTCCGTTTCTCATCCAACATCTTACACAACTACTGCCGGAAATGAATGGGATGCAAATACCGGTTTCGGCATAGGAACCGCCGGAAATCCAAATGGAATGGTGAATAGAAAGAATTTTCCTGATCATGGTTTAATTCAAAAAGAAGATAAATGGCCAACTACCGTTTCATTGGCATTAAATGACACTTATTATTTAGGTTTGGATTTGAAAACCAATTATAATGAAGGTACACGAGTATTAAATACCGAAGTAAAAGCAAAATTTGCAGCTACCTACACAAACAATGTAAAATTGCAGGTTATTATTACTGAAGACAGTGTCATCGGCCCACAAACCGATTATTCTAAAAACCCAGATTTAATTCCAAATTATGTATTCATGCATATGTTAAGAGGCGATTTAAATGGTCCGTGGGGTCAAGCTTTACAATCTGCTCCCATTGCATCTAACGATTCCGTAACCGTAAATATTACTCCATACAATTTACCTGCCGGCTTCAAGGACAAGCATATTACTGTAATTGCTTTTGCATATGATGAAACCACAAAAGAAGTTTTGCAGGTTGAAAAGAAAAAAATTAAATAA